From Methanosarcina lacustris Z-7289, one genomic window encodes:
- a CDS encoding type II toxin-antitoxin system HicA family toxin — protein MPKLPTPSAHEIIRALNGQGFQVVSQKGSHIKIKHRFF, from the coding sequence ATGCCAAAACTTCCCACCCCGTCAGCTCATGAAATCATCAGGGCACTCAACGGCCAGGGATTTCAGGTGGTATCTCAGAAAGGAAGCCACATCAAAATAAAACATCGTTTCTTTTAG
- a CDS encoding type II toxin-antitoxin system HicB family antitoxin, with the protein MEETYRFSAVVQKEGKWYVSWCPDLDIASQGETIEEAIGNLKEAIELYLEDEDAQIPAAGQVFTTTVEVSSHAKTSHPVSS; encoded by the coding sequence ATGGAAGAAACGTACAGATTTTCAGCTGTCGTTCAGAAGGAAGGAAAATGGTATGTTTCCTGGTGTCCGGATCTTGACATTGCAAGCCAGGGAGAAACAATTGAAGAAGCCATTGGGAACCTGAAAGAAGCAATTGAACTCTACCTCGAAGATGAAGATGCTCAGATCCCGGCAGCCGGCCAGGTTTTTACCACAACGGTAGAGGTCTCTTCCCATGCCAAAACTTCCCACCCCGTCAGCTCATGA
- a CDS encoding DUF2283 domain-containing protein, translating into MLQSSQVNKYDYDIQSDSIFFYGSDKKYRSSIDLDGIILDVSEDDYIMGIEILDVSEKFNVSKMDLSSIKHFEANIEISKENIKISMEMRLFKRNGLINRCLDTLGLNSMNLPVSTQGIALNC; encoded by the coding sequence ATGCTTCAGAGCTCACAGGTGAATAAATACGATTATGACATTCAGAGTGACAGCATTTTCTTTTATGGGAGCGATAAGAAATACAGGTCATCCATTGATCTGGACGGTATAATACTTGATGTAAGCGAAGACGATTATATCATGGGTATTGAGATTCTTGACGTTTCTGAAAAATTTAATGTATCAAAAATGGACTTGAGCAGCATCAAACATTTTGAAGCCAATATAGAGATCAGTAAAGAAAATATCAAAATAAGCATGGAAATGAGGTTGTTTAAGAGAAACGGTCTGATTAACAGATGCCTAGATACCCTCGGACTAAACAGCATGAATCTTCCGGTCAGCACGCAGGGAATAGCACTTAACTGTTAA
- a CDS encoding type II toxin-antitoxin system HicB family antitoxin, producing MTEGETKEEAFENIREAIQLVLEVTKEQAQVPGEIATVEASVG from the coding sequence TTGACTGAAGGAGAGACTAAAGAAGAAGCTTTTGAAAACATCAGGGAAGCTATCCAGCTTGTCCTGGAAGTAACAAAGGAACAGGCTCAGGTGCCGGGTGAAATTGCCACGGTGGAGGCTTCGGTTGGCTAA
- the iscB gene encoding RNA-guided endonuclease IscB has product MIFVLNKNKQPLSPCHSAVARKLLKTGKAVIHKKYPFTIRLKELKNSENKAEFRLKIDYGSRHTGLAILNGSKVIGLAQIHHKTSIKSNMDSRRAMRRTRRNRTTRYRKPRFNNRKRKEGWLPPSLQSRVDNIQNWVNRLQKLCPLTQISYENVKFDTQLMQNPEISGIEYQQGELQGYEVREYLLEKWNRKCAYCGAENVPLEIEHIIPKARHGMSRVSNLTLACRTCNEAKGTKTAEEFGYPDIQKQARIPLRDATLVTATRWKVYNVLSKTALNIECGTGARTKMNRIRLNLQKDHHLDAVCVGASTPNKIIFKTNSVLHIKAKGRGSHCRTNLDKYGFPRGYLSRQKSFFGFQTGDIVKAVVPKGKYKGIHFGAVACRKTGYFDIKNKEGVRIGQGINHKYCNILSRADGYEYATEHLEVDGIPPTTKVIGILP; this is encoded by the coding sequence ATGATCTTTGTATTAAACAAAAACAAACAACCGTTAAGCCCCTGTCATTCAGCAGTTGCCAGAAAATTGCTTAAAACAGGAAAAGCGGTTATCCATAAAAAATATCCGTTCACAATTCGACTAAAAGAGTTGAAAAATTCCGAAAATAAAGCTGAATTCCGATTAAAAATAGACTATGGAAGCCGACATACAGGTTTAGCTATCTTAAATGGTTCTAAAGTAATTGGGCTTGCTCAAATCCATCACAAAACCAGTATTAAAAGCAATATGGATAGCCGCAGAGCAATGCGGAGAACTCGACGAAATAGAACAACCAGGTATAGAAAACCCAGATTCAACAACAGAAAACGAAAAGAAGGTTGGCTTCCCCCATCCCTGCAAAGCAGGGTAGACAACATCCAAAATTGGGTTAATAGACTGCAAAAACTGTGTCCTTTGACTCAGATTTCATATGAAAATGTTAAGTTTGACACTCAGCTAATGCAAAATCCTGAAATTTCAGGTATTGAATATCAGCAAGGAGAACTTCAGGGGTATGAAGTTCGAGAGTATCTCCTTGAAAAATGGAATAGAAAATGTGCATATTGCGGAGCAGAAAATGTTCCGCTTGAAATAGAACATATCATACCAAAAGCAAGACATGGAATGAGCAGAGTTTCCAATTTAACATTAGCTTGCAGAACTTGCAATGAAGCAAAAGGGACTAAGACAGCAGAAGAATTTGGGTATCCTGATATTCAAAAACAAGCAAGAATACCACTGAGGGATGCTACACTTGTTACAGCTACTCGATGGAAAGTCTACAATGTTCTTTCCAAAACTGCGCTCAATATCGAGTGTGGCACAGGTGCAAGGACGAAGATGAATAGAATACGGTTGAATCTACAAAAAGATCATCATCTTGATGCTGTTTGTGTTGGTGCTTCAACACCAAATAAAATAATATTCAAAACAAATTCAGTACTTCACATAAAAGCAAAAGGTAGAGGATCACATTGCAGAACCAATCTTGATAAGTACGGATTTCCGAGAGGGTATCTGAGTAGACAAAAGAGTTTCTTTGGATTCCAAACAGGGGATATTGTTAAAGCGGTTGTTCCGAAAGGAAAATACAAAGGAATTCATTTTGGTGCTGTAGCTTGTAGAAAAACAGGTTATTTTGATATTAAAAATAAAGAAGGGGTTAGAATAGGGCAGGGAATTAATCATAAATATTGTAATATTTTGAGTAGAGCAGATGGATACGAATATGCCACAGAGCATTTGGAAGTTGACGGAATTCCTCCTACCACTAAAGTAATAGGCATCCTTCCTTAA
- a CDS encoding DUF4258 domain-containing protein, which yields MSSGTIKVIISGQIIEDYPEDEPCPLALFFAYCEGRPFHVVVAECEDHIRIITVYIPENDKWIDHVLRRDQK from the coding sequence TTGAGCTCTGGCACTATAAAGGTTATAATTTCTGGGCAAATAATTGAGGATTACCCTGAAGACGAGCCATGCCCTTTAGCTCTGTTTTTTGCTTATTGTGAAGGTAGACCCTTCCATGTTGTAGTAGCTGAATGTGAAGACCATATACGAATAATCACAGTGTACATCCCGGAAAACGATAAATGGATAGACCACGTACTCAGGAGAGATCAAAAATGA
- a CDS encoding YgiT-type zinc finger protein: MKPDRCSFCKGKLVEGKTEFVAKVGEQIIAIKDVSAYVCQLPANKLAGM, from the coding sequence ATGAAACCTGACAGGTGCAGTTTTTGTAAAGGCAAACTGGTTGAAGGTAAAACCGAGTTTGTGGCAAAAGTCGGAGAACAGATTATTGCCATTAAAGACGTTTCCGCCTATGTCTGTCAACTACCCGCCAATAAATTGGCAGGCATGTAA
- a CDS encoding nucleotidyltransferase family protein: MEEGKRIMPAQQLRDSDYFIRILRQHLPELKEKYSVSYLGVFGSYVRGEQTGDSDLDVLVEFDEAPGLLKYIELEYYLSDLLGLKVDLVTRTGLKPNIGKHILNEVVSL; the protein is encoded by the coding sequence ATGGAAGAAGGTAAAAGAATAATGCCTGCTCAACAACTCAGAGACTCTGACTATTTCATCAGAATATTGAGACAGCATCTGCCCGAACTAAAAGAAAAATACAGCGTAAGCTATCTCGGAGTTTTTGGGTCATACGTCCGTGGGGAACAAACAGGTGACAGTGACCTTGACGTCCTTGTGGAATTTGACGAAGCGCCTGGACTCCTGAAATACATTGAACTTGAATACTACCTGAGTGACCTCCTTGGATTAAAAGTGGATCTGGTAACAAGAACCGGGCTCAAACCGAATATTGGAAAACACATTCTTAATGAAGTGGTTTCTTTATGA
- a CDS encoding HepT-like ribonuclease domain-containing protein, protein MTSKRDQRDFTQFLQDILEAIDDIEGFVKGMELNEFSGDKKTIYAVMKALEIMGEATKNLPDTLKNEYPDIPWKFMAGIRDKVVHGYFVVDFPIIWSTAKKDVPLLKALIEEMLDEIENH, encoded by the coding sequence ATGACTTCTAAGAGAGATCAGAGAGATTTCACTCAATTTTTGCAGGATATCCTTGAAGCAATCGATGATATTGAAGGATTTGTCAAGGGAATGGAATTGAATGAATTTTCCGGCGATAAGAAAACCATATATGCCGTAATGAAAGCCCTGGAGATCATGGGGGAGGCAACAAAAAACCTTCCTGATACCCTGAAAAATGAATATCCAGACATCCCATGGAAGTTCATGGCAGGAATTCGCGACAAAGTAGTCCACGGATATTTTGTAGTAGACTTCCCCATTATCTGGAGCACTGCAAAGAAAGATGTACCTCTTCTAAAGGCGCTAATTGAAGAAATGCTGGACGAAATTGAAAACCACTGA
- a CDS encoding IS1634 family transposase, whose protein sequence is MKKMDQKAKKKKLSPSAKGTKNFKKMSQLLNAKNFSQKTETPVVLVVCREFLDILGFDDIINDNVRWDKDQWAVSPATLARSIILTPFLRDDKRCPLYRIEEALEGLDLKLLFGGNYLRSDFNDDHLAKLLDRIAEAGSTGLFSRIAANSYVNFKIPVSHIVHADTTSHVFYGECEVCEQEGYEGLNVTHGHSKDKHPELKQVMTGMLTDEYGIPVYEQTLDGNTADSTWFKSAIQYLQGLFGDGCSGYTFIADSKLVNKKNIEVIYGDKDPIRFISRCPSNFNSKTAEKAIKQAYLLNDWEDIGICCEDEKSKRAARYDAQGFVKTIYKNEFRLVVVKGDDAESKVKKSIEKEKQAIVDDVKKSFKEPFSCEPDAEKEIGAFLKKHKNSLFDIKLSVEKVVTEKRSRGRPSKGQKPPTIIEKFVVKLDKLAENEKRVEECKQDKESFVLITNIPVDEENNKQILQDYKKQRVIETNFEELKKPTMVSTIFLEKPERIEALMMLLHVSLLIRVLMRVITRMNLKNESEPPLIDFAGRPLMNPTADKLLRLFSLHSVVTVGDEHIIYSKSGKADHLRKLLELLGLHSETG, encoded by the coding sequence ATGAAAAAAATGGATCAAAAAGCAAAAAAGAAAAAACTTTCTCCTTCTGCAAAAGGTACTAAGAATTTTAAAAAAATGTCTCAACTTTTGAACGCCAAAAATTTCTCCCAAAAAACGGAAACCCCAGTTGTTCTTGTCGTTTGCCGAGAGTTTCTTGACATACTCGGCTTTGATGATATCATCAATGATAATGTTAGGTGGGATAAAGATCAGTGGGCAGTTTCTCCTGCAACACTTGCAAGAAGTATCATTTTAACTCCCTTTTTAAGAGACGATAAAAGATGTCCTCTTTACCGCATTGAAGAGGCACTTGAAGGTCTTGACTTGAAACTTCTTTTTGGTGGGAATTATCTCCGTAGTGATTTCAATGATGATCATCTTGCGAAATTACTGGATCGTATTGCTGAGGCAGGTAGTACTGGATTATTTAGCAGAATAGCAGCCAATTCTTATGTGAATTTCAAAATCCCTGTTAGCCATATAGTTCATGCAGACACAACGTCCCATGTATTTTATGGGGAATGTGAGGTTTGTGAACAGGAAGGTTATGAAGGGTTGAATGTAACTCATGGCCATAGTAAAGACAAGCACCCTGAACTGAAACAGGTTATGACTGGAATGCTTACAGATGAGTACGGGATTCCAGTATATGAACAAACACTGGATGGAAATACTGCAGATAGTACCTGGTTTAAGAGTGCAATACAATATTTGCAGGGACTTTTTGGTGATGGTTGTAGTGGCTATACATTTATAGCAGATTCAAAACTGGTTAACAAAAAGAATATAGAGGTTATATACGGAGATAAAGATCCAATAAGGTTTATATCTCGCTGTCCTTCCAATTTTAACTCTAAAACTGCTGAAAAAGCAATAAAACAGGCTTATTTGCTGAATGATTGGGAAGACATAGGAATTTGTTGTGAAGATGAAAAATCAAAAAGAGCTGCAAGATATGACGCTCAAGGTTTTGTGAAAACGATCTATAAAAATGAATTTCGATTGGTTGTGGTTAAGGGTGATGATGCGGAAAGCAAAGTAAAAAAGAGTATTGAAAAAGAGAAACAAGCGATTGTGGATGATGTAAAGAAGTCGTTTAAGGAACCATTTTCCTGTGAACCAGACGCAGAAAAAGAAATTGGTGCGTTCCTTAAGAAGCATAAGAACTCGTTGTTTGACATTAAACTCAGTGTTGAAAAGGTAGTCACAGAAAAAAGGTCGAGAGGAAGACCTTCTAAAGGTCAAAAGCCTCCTACTATTATTGAAAAATTTGTAGTCAAGCTGGATAAATTGGCCGAAAATGAGAAGCGTGTGGAAGAGTGCAAACAGGACAAAGAATCCTTTGTTTTAATTACCAACATTCCAGTAGATGAAGAAAACAATAAGCAGATACTTCAGGATTACAAAAAACAAAGAGTTATCGAAACTAATTTTGAAGAATTGAAAAAACCTACGATGGTATCTACCATTTTCCTGGAAAAACCTGAGCGTATTGAAGCATTGATGATGTTGCTTCATGTTTCACTGCTCATAAGGGTATTGATGAGGGTTATCACCAGAATGAACCTTAAAAATGAAAGTGAGCCACCACTAATTGATTTTGCTGGAAGACCTTTAATGAATCCTACTGCGGATAAATTGTTGAGGTTATTTTCACTGCATAGTGTTGTCACTGTAGGGGATGAACATATTATTTATTCGAAGTCTGGGAAAGCAGATCATCTGCGCAAGTTGTTAGAACTGTTGGGACTTCACTCAGAAACAGGATAA
- a CDS encoding YDG/SRA domain-containing protein has translation MTLNKDYTKEEVETIFSTNFGYGIKGITLRKYKNGKPYIILFSKENGPYSDEFSENAFYYDGEGVNKDQKLTAANKALVNAKEDRRTIYGFRQESKRGMWRYIGILKVLDYEYVPKNGFKTYVFKLGKVSDY, from the coding sequence TTGACTCTAAATAAAGACTATACTAAAGAAGAAGTAGAAACAATCTTTAGTACCAATTTTGGCTATGGAATAAAGGGGATAACGCTACGAAAATACAAAAATGGAAAACCATACATCATTTTGTTTTCAAAAGAAAACGGGCCATATTCAGATGAATTTAGTGAAAATGCTTTTTACTATGATGGTGAAGGAGTCAACAAAGATCAAAAATTAACAGCAGCGAATAAAGCTCTCGTTAATGCAAAAGAGGATCGTAGAACAATATATGGATTTAGACAAGAGAGTAAAAGAGGAATGTGGAGATATATTGGTATACTCAAAGTGTTGGATTACGAGTACGTTCCTAAAAACGGGTTTAAAACTTATGTTTTTAAATTAGGCAAGGTTTCGGACTATTAG
- a CDS encoding DUF1788 domain-containing protein produces MGFMILEERLEAFKEKIKTKDFLECKGLGNEIPFWIFDYDPRKGLLVRDTVKKLIPVFESKYSIKIIEIDLYKLCLEILSQKITEEQLILFEKKKGSDALLEKVKIILKPEVVKKEISDRLHEDFDIIFLTRIDNAWPMIRAHSVLNNLHSVTAKKPLITFYPGKFSGLDLSLFGEFKNKNYYRAFQLMPDAS; encoded by the coding sequence ATGGGATTCATGATACTTGAAGAACGCCTTGAAGCATTTAAAGAAAAGATAAAAACGAAGGATTTCCTGGAATGCAAGGGGCTGGGAAACGAGATACCATTCTGGATATTTGATTACGATCCTAGAAAAGGGCTCCTTGTAAGGGATACTGTCAAAAAACTGATCCCGGTGTTTGAAAGTAAGTATTCAATAAAAATAATTGAGATTGATCTGTATAAGCTCTGTCTTGAGATTTTGTCCCAAAAAATTACTGAGGAACAGTTAATTCTTTTTGAGAAGAAAAAAGGTTCAGACGCTTTACTCGAAAAAGTGAAAATAATTCTGAAACCTGAAGTTGTAAAAAAAGAGATCTCAGATAGGTTACACGAAGACTTTGATATCATTTTCCTTACGAGAATAGACAATGCTTGGCCTATGATCAGAGCGCATTCTGTTCTCAACAACCTTCATTCCGTAACCGCAAAAAAACCCCTGATCACATTCTATCCTGGAAAATTCAGCGGACTTGACCTCAGTTTATTTGGGGAATTCAAAAACAAGAACTACTACAGGGCTTTTCAGTTGATGCCTGATGCGAGTTAA
- the brxC gene encoding BREX system P-loop protein BrxC: protein MTAEIKIEDLFEKDIRRDVNGVIKVDQGDEKSVYTELDEYVVTKEVRKRFDDFFRNYTVAMEEPTDKTGVWVSGFFGSGKSHFLKILSYLLENRTIQGKTALDFFRTKIDDPAIFSNIEKAVTTGSKDVILFNIDSKANTVTRGDEQIVNIFMRVFNEMRGYQGDVFWIAELEEDLEEKGLYEVFKSEFERIKGKSWENRRDTYIFEQDPIIEALESCGYMSRDAAVRLIENDGANYTLSVEKFAKKLEKYCKSKGEGHQVIFLVDEIGQYIGENSELMLNLQTIVEELGTKLQGKAWVVVTSQADIDTVTKEHVKGYDFSKIQGRFNTRLNLSSANVDEVIKKRILSKKEEYRDVLASYYTEKQTILRNLLSFSNKTEMKVYKGEEDFFSVYPFVPYQFNLVQKVFERIRRTGFTGKHLAQGERSMLSAFKDSTVNQCEGKIGLLIPFHVFYKTIEGFLDPIIAKTINQAIDNDQLDDEDCELLKILFMIRNIEEIEPNLDNLTVLSISSVDENKIKLRQRISKSLRKLEDQTLISKSEDRYYFLTNEEQEINKEIKRMDVENHQILDEVYETLYSAKESICPQAHKVYKFNKALDDRNKTSPNTDLTIKFLTPLSEEYFGKGSQQSLDGYSLSNIDSADTLLFVFPESDFIDKIRFYLKIEKYLKQNNTNRNNPEIKNILATKQQDAGSARKKAVELIEKGISNAKVFVDNKEVEIGKSNPKERIKEGLLLLVTNVYNKAEYITKDYESESEVLRVLRSDDLEKYGIKDSETNKFALNDLFEYIKIRYERSGRVIFKDVKEHFMKKPYGWKEMTISGLVAVLYMREEIKLRSQTQYLVNDPEAAAKHLTRKDEADKLVIEIREKTGEEDLKAVRLLLREKFEKVNIPEKEVELYNTARETFSGELSELREIAGKYEEEKRYPGKKEVEAYSLFIKDLLDLSDPSSFFKAVAASKSEFETLHTNAEPVRAFFTGAQVKIFRQVAKQYPIFNRNIQFLDADAKASLEEINTILSLEKPYTRIKELTPLEREVEATIKESLSTQKQKVLRCLTGVCEELKRALSGEEFTPEFMESTLEPFKEVENFTEKAEDCALVESQLSRITYMREEAYRQIDDRSRILKEKQAKAEYGATGHGAEPGYGAWMGTEPGYGNGFENGYGIGAGPENAFVSGIPGTDMPAEALANPGNLGKATPLVRPSVELTLSFKRETEFISNISFFKSEKLLENSADIDEYIEKLRDKLMKILEEKNIRV, encoded by the coding sequence ATGACAGCCGAAATAAAAATCGAAGATTTATTCGAGAAAGACATCCGACGAGATGTCAATGGGGTTATAAAGGTTGATCAGGGAGACGAAAAGAGCGTCTATACAGAACTTGATGAATATGTTGTAACAAAAGAAGTTCGAAAGCGCTTTGATGATTTCTTTAGGAATTATACCGTTGCTATGGAAGAACCCACTGATAAGACCGGAGTGTGGGTATCCGGATTCTTTGGCTCGGGAAAATCACACTTTCTCAAAATCCTTTCTTATTTGCTGGAAAACAGAACTATCCAGGGAAAAACAGCACTCGATTTTTTCAGGACAAAGATAGATGACCCTGCAATATTCAGCAACATTGAAAAAGCTGTGACTACAGGAAGTAAAGATGTAATTCTGTTTAACATCGATTCCAAGGCCAACACCGTAACCAGGGGAGACGAACAGATAGTAAATATCTTCATGAGAGTTTTCAATGAGATGAGGGGGTATCAGGGGGATGTCTTCTGGATTGCGGAGCTTGAGGAGGACCTTGAAGAAAAAGGGCTTTATGAAGTTTTCAAATCCGAATTTGAGCGCATAAAAGGAAAAAGCTGGGAAAACAGAAGAGATACCTACATCTTTGAACAGGATCCTATAATCGAAGCCCTTGAAAGCTGCGGCTACATGAGTAGAGATGCTGCTGTCCGATTGATTGAAAATGACGGCGCAAACTACACCCTGAGTGTGGAGAAATTTGCAAAAAAGCTTGAAAAATACTGCAAATCAAAAGGAGAAGGGCACCAGGTAATTTTCCTTGTAGACGAAATAGGGCAGTATATAGGAGAAAACAGCGAGTTGATGCTCAACCTCCAGACTATAGTCGAAGAACTGGGGACAAAGCTGCAAGGAAAAGCCTGGGTTGTTGTGACCTCTCAGGCTGATATTGATACTGTTACCAAAGAACATGTGAAGGGGTATGACTTTTCCAAGATCCAGGGGCGCTTCAACACCCGGCTGAACCTTTCAAGCGCCAATGTGGATGAGGTTATCAAGAAGAGGATCCTCAGCAAAAAAGAAGAGTATAGAGATGTGCTTGCTTCCTACTATACTGAGAAGCAGACAATCCTTCGAAACCTGCTCTCGTTTTCGAACAAAACCGAGATGAAAGTCTACAAGGGAGAAGAGGACTTTTTCAGTGTGTATCCCTTTGTCCCTTACCAGTTCAACCTTGTGCAGAAAGTTTTTGAAAGGATAAGGAGAACCGGATTCACGGGCAAGCACCTGGCGCAGGGGGAGCGGTCCATGCTCAGCGCATTTAAGGATTCGACCGTAAACCAATGCGAGGGAAAGATAGGACTGCTAATTCCATTCCATGTGTTTTATAAAACGATTGAAGGATTCTTAGACCCGATTATAGCAAAGACCATTAATCAGGCAATAGATAACGATCAACTTGATGATGAAGACTGTGAGCTTCTGAAAATCCTGTTCATGATCAGGAACATTGAAGAGATTGAACCAAATCTTGACAACCTGACGGTGCTCTCCATTTCCTCGGTTGATGAAAACAAGATAAAATTGAGGCAGAGAATTTCCAAATCCCTCCGGAAACTCGAAGACCAGACCCTGATTAGCAAGTCCGAGGACAGGTATTATTTCCTGACAAATGAAGAACAGGAAATCAATAAAGAAATCAAAAGGATGGATGTCGAAAACCACCAGATCCTTGACGAAGTCTACGAAACCCTATATAGTGCTAAGGAAAGCATCTGCCCACAAGCCCATAAGGTTTACAAGTTCAATAAAGCCCTGGACGACAGGAATAAAACCTCGCCGAATACCGACCTTACCATAAAGTTCCTTACCCCGCTTTCGGAAGAGTACTTCGGGAAAGGCAGCCAGCAGTCCCTGGACGGGTACAGCCTGAGCAATATCGATTCTGCGGATACCCTGCTCTTTGTGTTCCCGGAAAGCGATTTTATTGACAAAATCAGGTTCTATTTAAAAATAGAGAAATACCTCAAACAGAACAACACGAACAGGAACAACCCAGAGATCAAGAACATCCTCGCCACAAAACAGCAGGACGCCGGCAGTGCGAGAAAGAAAGCGGTGGAATTGATCGAAAAGGGGATCTCAAATGCAAAGGTCTTCGTTGACAACAAGGAAGTCGAAATCGGAAAGTCAAACCCGAAAGAGCGCATAAAAGAAGGGCTTTTGCTCCTGGTTACAAATGTTTACAACAAAGCCGAATACATAACAAAGGACTACGAAAGCGAAAGTGAAGTCCTGAGAGTCCTGCGTTCGGACGACCTTGAAAAGTACGGGATTAAGGATAGTGAGACCAATAAGTTCGCCCTGAATGACCTGTTTGAGTATATTAAGATCAGGTATGAGAGAAGCGGGAGAGTCATCTTCAAAGACGTAAAGGAACACTTCATGAAGAAGCCCTACGGCTGGAAAGAGATGACAATTTCCGGGCTTGTCGCTGTCCTCTACATGAGGGAAGAAATAAAACTCCGCTCCCAGACCCAATACCTTGTCAACGATCCCGAAGCCGCGGCAAAACACCTGACGAGAAAAGACGAGGCTGACAAACTGGTCATCGAAATCAGGGAAAAGACCGGGGAAGAGGACCTGAAGGCTGTCAGGCTGCTTTTAAGGGAAAAATTTGAAAAGGTAAACATTCCAGAAAAGGAAGTGGAGCTCTACAATACTGCAAGAGAAACCTTTTCGGGAGAACTCTCCGAACTCCGGGAAATAGCAGGCAAATACGAGGAGGAAAAACGCTACCCCGGGAAAAAAGAAGTCGAAGCTTATAGCCTATTCATAAAAGACCTGCTTGACCTTTCCGACCCCTCATCTTTTTTCAAAGCAGTTGCAGCCAGCAAAAGTGAATTTGAGACCCTCCATACAAACGCAGAGCCGGTGAGGGCTTTCTTTACCGGCGCCCAGGTGAAGATCTTCAGGCAGGTCGCAAAGCAATACCCAATTTTTAACAGAAACATCCAGTTCCTAGACGCAGATGCAAAAGCCAGCCTTGAAGAGATTAACACCATTTTGAGCCTGGAAAAACCGTACACCCGCATAAAGGAACTCACCCCTCTGGAAAGAGAAGTAGAAGCCACAATTAAGGAATCCCTCTCAACCCAGAAACAAAAAGTGTTGCGGTGCCTTACGGGAGTGTGTGAAGAACTCAAGCGGGCTCTTTCGGGAGAAGAATTCACGCCGGAATTCATGGAATCGACGCTTGAACCTTTTAAAGAGGTAGAAAACTTCACAGAAAAAGCCGAGGACTGCGCCCTTGTTGAAAGCCAGCTTTCAAGGATTACGTACATGCGTGAAGAAGCCTACAGGCAGATCGACGACAGGAGCCGTATCCTCAAGGAAAAGCAGGCAAAAGCGGAATATGGAGCAACCGGACATGGAGCCGAACCCGGATACGGAGCATGGATGGGAACAGAACCCGGATATGGTAACGGATTTGAAAACGGATATGGAATAGGAGCAGGACCTGAAAACGCTTTTGTATCCGGCATTCCGGGTACAGATATGCCTGCCGAAGCTCTCGCAAATCCAGGAAACCTTGGAAAAGCAACACCCCTAGTCAGGCCTTCGGTCGAGCTTACACTCAGCTTCAAAAGAGAAACCGAATTCATCTCGAACATCTCATTTTTCAAGTCCGAAAAGCTGCTCGAAAACAGTGCAGACATTGATGAATACATCGAAAAGCTCAGGGATAAACTGATGAAAATCCTTGAGGAGAAGAACATAAGGGTCTGA